From a single Cyclobacterium marinum DSM 745 genomic region:
- a CDS encoding AI-2E family transporter, giving the protein MLKVILTAIVATLLVFVLGWYFSNISLYFVFSLVIAAALRPLTNKINNLFIMGQHIPRAMAILISFLAIISIVFFLVLLFIPLFRSQVELLKDLDINYLYDQIQRPIENLETILIQLNLIDNEPGYLIQQVKDSLIDRINEMNFQGFINGVISTTSSFFISILAIGFITFFLLLENGLLRRNLLNFIPNKYFELSVATFHKVERLLSNYLIGLLIQMSVIFTIASVGLTIGNIQYAMTIAVFAAVANLIPYAGPLLGATFGVLVGLSTGDFNTANEVYLFLFKVLTVFSVVQICDNVVLQPIIFSKSVKAHPLEIFVIIFVGAKIAGVLGMIFAIPVYTIFRVSIKEFYKGYREYKIFRIDKI; this is encoded by the coding sequence ATGCTAAAGGTAATATTAACAGCTATTGTTGCAACCCTTCTTGTCTTTGTATTAGGATGGTATTTTTCCAATATAAGCCTGTATTTTGTATTTTCACTGGTCATTGCTGCAGCCCTTCGTCCCTTAACGAATAAAATCAACAACCTTTTTATCATGGGGCAACATATTCCCCGGGCAATGGCAATTTTAATTTCTTTTTTAGCCATTATTTCTATTGTGTTTTTCTTGGTTTTGTTGTTTATTCCGTTGTTCCGGTCTCAGGTAGAGTTGTTAAAAGATTTGGATATCAATTATCTATACGATCAGATCCAAAGGCCGATAGAAAACCTAGAAACAATTTTGATTCAATTGAATCTAATTGATAATGAGCCTGGATATTTGATACAACAAGTCAAGGATAGCTTGATTGATAGGATCAATGAGATGAACTTTCAGGGATTTATCAATGGGGTGATCTCTACCACAAGTAGTTTTTTTATAAGTATTTTAGCCATAGGATTTATCACCTTTTTCCTGCTTCTGGAGAATGGTCTATTGCGAAGAAATTTATTGAATTTCATACCCAATAAATACTTTGAATTGTCAGTAGCAACATTTCACAAGGTGGAAAGGCTATTGTCAAATTATTTGATTGGTTTATTAATTCAAATGTCGGTTATTTTCACCATTGCCTCAGTGGGTTTAACCATTGGTAATATTCAATATGCAATGACAATCGCAGTATTTGCTGCTGTGGCCAACTTAATTCCTTATGCAGGGCCCTTACTGGGAGCTACCTTTGGCGTTTTGGTAGGCTTGTCTACAGGCGACTTTAATACTGCCAATGAAGTATATTTGTTTTTATTTAAAGTACTGACTGTTTTTTCCGTGGTACAAATATGTGATAATGTAGTATTGCAGCCAATTATTTTTTCGAAATCCGTAAAAGCTCACCCTCTTGAGATATTTGTTATTATCTTTGTGGGGGCAAAAATTGCCGGTGTATTGGGTATGATATTCGCCATACCGGTTTATACTATATTTAGGGTTTCTATAAAGGAATTTTACAAAGGGTATAGAGAATACAAAATATTTAGAATAGATAAGATTTAA
- a CDS encoding DUF3276 family protein gives MEDNKDYERDEIFTKRVKAGKRTYFFDVKATRSNDYYLTITESKRKIKDDNFYYEKHKIFLYKEDFGKFVDALQEAVDHVKNDLMSDFDFSQFDSEAETSETNSENPNKFGEDLKWD, from the coding sequence GTGGAAGATAATAAAGATTACGAAAGAGATGAGATTTTCACCAAAAGGGTAAAGGCAGGTAAGAGAACCTATTTTTTTGATGTTAAAGCCACCCGGTCCAATGATTACTATTTGACCATTACTGAGAGCAAAAGGAAAATCAAGGATGATAATTTCTATTATGAAAAACACAAAATTTTCTTGTATAAGGAAGATTTTGGTAAGTTCGTAGATGCTTTACAGGAGGCTGTAGATCATGTTAAAAACGACCTGATGTCGGATTTTGATTTTTCTCAATTTGATTCTGAAGCTGAAACCTCCGAAACTAATAGTGAAAATCCCAATAAGTTTGGGGAAGATCTAAAATGGGATTAA
- a CDS encoding 4Fe-4S dicluster domain-containing protein, which produces MAIMITDECINCGACEPECPNTAIYEGGIEWTWSGGTELDQVKLEDGTVVDGDESQEPVSDEFYYIVTQKCTECTGFHEEPQCAAVCPVDCCVDDPDNRETEEELIAKKKFLHGE; this is translated from the coding sequence ATGGCAATAATGATAACAGACGAATGCATCAATTGTGGTGCATGTGAACCTGAATGCCCTAATACCGCCATTTATGAAGGGGGAATAGAATGGACATGGAGTGGTGGTACTGAGTTAGATCAGGTAAAACTTGAGGATGGCACAGTAGTAGATGGTGATGAGAGTCAAGAGCCCGTCTCTGATGAGTTCTATTATATTGTAACTCAGAAATGTACAGAATGTACGGGTTTTCATGAGGAACCACAATGCGCGGCAGTTTGTCCTGTAGATTGTTGTGTCGATGATCCGGATAATCGCGAAACTGAAGAGGAGTTAATTGCTAAAAAGAAATTCCTTCACGGAGAATAA
- a CDS encoding acyl-CoA reductase has product MDVNQRVTILASLGNHLQNLSGESKAELYAKMQNYNNWFTPKQSAIALEGICRYLDYQQLTNWIEPYSIDNNSIPKNIGIIMAGNIPGVGFHDLLCTLVAGHRARVKLGSSDNILIPWLVEQLKDLSPELAANISFEERLSGMDAYIATGSDNSARYFDYYFGKYPHIIRKNRTSVAILNGKESEADLELLAKDIFTYYGLGCRNVSKVFFSDISQIQDFMKAIEKVNEALEHHKYFNNYEYNKSKYLINSIPHYDNGHLLLVESKDLVSPISVIYYEIYESLSDLQESLAGLEGKIQCLVSKDGWFNESIALGSAQAPEVNDYADKVDTLKFLLELN; this is encoded by the coding sequence ATGGATGTCAATCAAAGAGTAACTATTCTTGCTTCGTTAGGTAACCATTTACAAAATTTAAGCGGAGAGTCAAAAGCAGAATTGTATGCTAAAATGCAAAATTACAACAATTGGTTTACCCCAAAACAATCCGCAATAGCTCTTGAAGGGATTTGTCGATACCTCGATTATCAGCAACTGACCAATTGGATTGAACCCTACTCTATTGATAATAATAGTATTCCCAAAAACATTGGGATCATTATGGCCGGCAATATTCCCGGTGTTGGATTTCATGACTTACTTTGCACCTTAGTGGCCGGCCACAGGGCAAGGGTAAAATTGGGATCATCAGACAATATCCTTATTCCCTGGCTGGTAGAACAGTTGAAAGACCTATCTCCGGAACTTGCAGCTAATATTTCTTTTGAAGAAAGGCTTAGTGGAATGGATGCATATATCGCCACCGGTAGTGATAATTCCGCTAGGTATTTTGATTACTATTTCGGGAAATACCCTCATATTATTAGAAAAAACAGAACCTCCGTCGCTATTCTTAACGGAAAAGAGTCTGAAGCTGACTTAGAATTATTAGCCAAAGACATCTTTACTTATTATGGCTTGGGCTGTAGAAATGTCTCTAAAGTTTTTTTTAGTGATATTTCTCAGATTCAGGATTTCATGAAAGCCATAGAAAAAGTAAATGAGGCGTTGGAACACCACAAATACTTTAACAATTACGAATACAACAAGTCCAAGTACCTCATCAATAGTATTCCCCACTATGACAATGGGCACCTGCTATTGGTAGAATCAAAAGATTTGGTATCGCCAATTTCTGTTATTTATTATGAAATATATGAATCTCTTTCTGATCTTCAAGAAAGTTTAGCCGGATTGGAAGGTAAAATTCAATGCCTGGTTTCTAAAGATGGTTGGTTTAATGAAAGTATTGCCTTAGGGTCTGCCCAAGCCCCAGAAGTCAATGACTATGCGGACAAAGTGGACACTTTAAAATTTCTTTTGGAACTAAACTAA
- a CDS encoding tetratricopeptide repeat protein, with product MIKYKIFLIGLVFLVVLSCTSNEDKKGRFLLKGNNELKEGNYKGAITYYNEAIEIDPDFKDAFYNRGMAKHQQAKYVEAIADYSQAINIDNSYVPALQQRAMAHLDFGENYKALEDTEALLRINKKDEQAYFIKGLVHAAMKSYEEALGAFKQAIAINPNNAELYINSATVYYYMGHLDAATLDLEKAQKLNLEESKLHNLWSLIHFEKEAYAKALESVEKAIGLDKDQSYYYNNRGLYKLYLDRPEEALEDINLSLKQNNKNYYAIRNKGIYYFKKGDMTLAGKFLNEAYKADPEMPLLSEYLTQVKDRVDSE from the coding sequence ATGATAAAGTATAAGATATTTTTGATTGGTTTGGTATTCCTTGTTGTTCTTTCATGCACTTCAAATGAAGACAAAAAGGGAAGGTTTTTATTGAAAGGCAACAATGAATTAAAGGAAGGCAATTATAAAGGGGCCATTACTTATTATAATGAAGCCATAGAAATAGATCCGGATTTTAAAGATGCATTTTATAATCGTGGAATGGCCAAGCATCAACAAGCAAAATATGTAGAGGCCATTGCAGATTATTCTCAAGCCATCAACATAGACAACAGCTATGTGCCGGCATTGCAACAAAGAGCCATGGCCCATCTTGATTTTGGAGAAAACTATAAGGCTTTAGAAGATACTGAAGCCTTGCTTCGAATAAACAAGAAAGATGAACAAGCCTATTTTATAAAAGGGTTGGTGCACGCGGCTATGAAGTCTTATGAAGAAGCATTGGGTGCTTTTAAACAAGCCATAGCAATTAATCCAAATAATGCTGAGTTGTACATCAATAGTGCTACGGTTTATTACTATATGGGTCATCTTGATGCTGCAACATTAGATCTTGAAAAAGCTCAAAAGTTGAATTTGGAAGAGAGCAAATTACACAACCTTTGGTCTCTGATTCACTTCGAAAAAGAGGCTTACGCCAAAGCACTTGAATCAGTCGAAAAAGCCATTGGCTTAGATAAAGACCAATCCTATTATTATAACAACAGGGGACTTTATAAATTGTATTTAGATCGACCGGAAGAAGCTTTGGAAGACATTAACCTAAGTCTTAAACAAAATAATAAAAATTATTACGCCATACGAAACAAAGGAATTTATTATTTCAAAAAAGGAGATATGACCTTGGCGGGTAAATTTTTGAATGAAGCTTATAAAGCAGATCCTGAAATGCCACTATTATCGGAATATTTGACTCAAGTAAAAGACCGTGTCGATTCAGAATGA
- a CDS encoding CsbD family protein: protein MASKLELKGEWNEMKGKLKEKYGELTDDDLVYAEGQEDQLLGRLQQKTGESKEKLKKFLFSE, encoded by the coding sequence ATGGCATCTAAATTAGAATTAAAAGGAGAATGGAATGAAATGAAAGGTAAGCTTAAAGAAAAATACGGTGAGCTTACCGATGATGATCTGGTTTATGCTGAGGGTCAAGAAGACCAACTTTTAGGTAGGTTGCAGCAAAAAACAGGCGAAAGTAAGGAAAAACTTAAAAAGTTTTTATTCTCAGAATAA
- a CDS encoding 3-hydroxyacyl-CoA dehydrogenase family protein, which yields MKENHDFSTLEIGVVGLGLMGTSILVSLLVSGHKVTGIAPLPADMDGAIDRIKSQLEHAGEAGLLREPLNHYLQRLHLSKNYKDLKHCSLVQECVTEIISIKTEVYKKINQHTSPTTVIATNTSAIPISELQKNVKYPSQFIGIHWAEPAYMTRFLEVTKGDLTDEKTAEWVLSLSYSWRKEPTYLKKDIRGFVTNRMLYAVYREMFAILESGEASMDDIDKAFRYDAGSWITYMGLFKRMDQLGLPDFKEIYDNLFKELNNSSTVPPTMQKIVLQKGKGINNGKGFYNYTKKEAAEWEEAFKSFNHEIFQLAAQYPELNQ from the coding sequence TTGAAAGAAAATCACGATTTTTCAACCTTAGAAATAGGTGTAGTAGGGTTAGGATTAATGGGCACAAGCATATTGGTCTCACTCTTGGTAAGTGGTCATAAGGTAACGGGCATTGCGCCGCTTCCTGCAGACATGGATGGTGCTATAGACCGTATCAAGAGCCAATTGGAACATGCAGGTGAAGCAGGTCTCTTAAGAGAACCGCTTAACCATTACCTCCAAAGGCTTCACCTTTCAAAAAATTATAAAGATCTAAAACACTGTAGCCTAGTGCAGGAATGTGTTACGGAAATCATTTCTATTAAAACTGAGGTTTACAAGAAAATTAATCAGCATACCTCACCTACAACCGTCATTGCTACCAATACTTCGGCCATTCCGATCAGTGAATTACAAAAAAACGTAAAATATCCTTCTCAATTTATTGGAATTCACTGGGCCGAACCTGCTTATATGACTCGTTTTCTGGAAGTTACCAAAGGGGATTTGACGGATGAAAAAACTGCAGAATGGGTACTATCCCTTTCTTACTCTTGGAGAAAAGAACCCACCTACCTTAAAAAAGATATTCGAGGATTTGTCACCAACCGAATGCTTTATGCAGTATACCGTGAAATGTTTGCTATTTTAGAAAGTGGGGAAGCCTCTATGGACGATATCGACAAAGCCTTCAGGTATGATGCTGGCTCTTGGATCACATATATGGGTCTATTTAAAAGAATGGATCAACTCGGTCTTCCTGATTTTAAAGAGATTTATGACAACTTATTTAAAGAACTAAACAATTCTTCAACTGTTCCTCCAACCATGCAAAAAATTGTATTACAAAAAGGTAAAGGAATAAATAACGGTAAAGGATTTTATAACTATACAAAAAAAGAAGCTGCTGAATGGGAAGAGGCCTTTAAAAGCTTTAACCACGAAATCTTCCAATTGGCAGCGCAATATCCGGAATTAAATCAATAA
- a CDS encoding aspartate aminotransferase family protein, with the protein MTTEKYQKSADLLARAKNVLAGGVSSEFRKYNHPHALFYSHGSGSRIYDVDGNEYRDFTLSQGPLILGHSHPEVLKAVHDYSSKGQLFAGQHIMELELAEKLQELIPSAEMMRFCLDGSEAVQTAFRVARSKTGKSKFLRFEGHYHGWLDNVCFGISTPSPEALGPRKAPTPSPWSQGLPPDAINEFHLLPWNDLDLVKAKLAESHHEIAAIITEPIMCNNGCIVPKEGFLQGLRELCDEYNIALIFDEVITGFRIGLKGAQTYFGITPDMSIFAKAIGSGYPISAIVGKKEWMEEISSARVIHAGTMNTANPTVAAAMATVSVLEREDPYAKMFELGDQLRAGLKEIAKKTGHNMIVSGIGPIIHTGFSDGEALSEFRDVLKLDKAKLGQFISGLHDDGVRVIGRGLWYLSAVHTEEDILFALKSVEKVLMKMNEK; encoded by the coding sequence ATGACTACAGAAAAGTACCAGAAATCAGCAGATCTACTCGCCAGAGCAAAAAATGTATTGGCAGGGGGAGTTTCCTCAGAATTTAGAAAATACAATCACCCACATGCTTTATTTTACAGCCACGGAAGTGGTAGCCGTATATATGATGTTGACGGAAATGAGTACAGAGATTTCACCCTAAGTCAAGGTCCATTGATCTTAGGCCATTCCCATCCAGAAGTATTGAAAGCCGTCCATGATTATTCCTCCAAGGGACAATTGTTTGCGGGGCAACATATCATGGAGCTTGAATTGGCAGAGAAGCTTCAGGAGCTCATTCCTTCTGCAGAAATGATGCGATTCTGTTTGGATGGTTCCGAAGCAGTTCAAACTGCATTTCGTGTGGCAAGATCAAAAACCGGTAAAAGCAAATTTTTAAGGTTTGAGGGGCATTACCATGGATGGTTAGACAACGTTTGTTTTGGGATTTCCACCCCTTCACCCGAAGCTCTAGGGCCAAGAAAAGCACCTACCCCAAGCCCTTGGAGCCAAGGTTTACCACCGGATGCTATCAATGAATTTCATTTGCTTCCATGGAATGACCTGGATTTAGTAAAGGCTAAACTGGCTGAAAGTCATCATGAAATCGCTGCAATTATTACAGAGCCTATCATGTGTAACAATGGTTGCATTGTACCCAAAGAAGGATTTTTGCAGGGTCTGAGGGAATTGTGTGATGAATATAACATCGCTCTAATTTTTGATGAAGTAATCACAGGTTTTAGGATAGGGCTAAAAGGAGCTCAGACCTATTTTGGCATCACCCCTGACATGTCCATTTTTGCAAAAGCAATTGGAAGTGGCTACCCAATCAGTGCCATTGTTGGAAAAAAAGAATGGATGGAAGAAATTTCTTCTGCAAGGGTGATTCATGCAGGCACTATGAATACAGCCAACCCAACTGTAGCCGCAGCCATGGCGACTGTTTCTGTACTTGAAAGAGAAGATCCTTATGCCAAAATGTTCGAATTAGGTGATCAGCTACGTGCCGGATTAAAAGAAATTGCCAAAAAAACAGGACATAATATGATCGTTTCCGGAATTGGACCTATCATTCACACAGGCTTTTCGGATGGAGAAGCCCTAAGTGAGTTTAGAGATGTATTGAAATTAGACAAGGCTAAATTGGGTCAATTCATCTCCGGTTTGCATGACGACGGCGTTCGTGTCATTGGAAGAGGGCTTTGGTACCTTTCAGCTGTACACACCGAAGAAGACATTCTTTTTGCCTTAAAAAGTGTTGAAAAGGTATTGATGAAAATGAATGAAAAATAA
- a CDS encoding 3-hydroxyacyl-CoA dehydrogenase family protein: protein MKNNMTPSEINICLLGDGKNLSGIALCLGNSGHKVFLPGDALPKSYLTKALEAQNNIFLDPNWSSLPNADLIIIHCSENILLKKELLGKISDLASATVLVGINSESYALTDLQEGFPAPERLIGLNWVYPAHQTLFLEIITNEKTKPEPVEELMKMAKSYWDKDPYLLCKGKGIRSRLLAAMARESFHLIDKGYAEPIDIDRACRNDPGYYLPFAGNFRYMDLMGTFIYGLVMKDLNPELSNDKTPSKIIDDKINAGKLGMDKGEGFYSYSENEMQDKEEDFLIFNKKIKGLMDKYPFKKPEEVV, encoded by the coding sequence ATGAAAAATAATATGACCCCGTCAGAAATAAACATCTGTTTATTGGGTGATGGAAAAAACCTTTCCGGAATTGCCTTGTGTTTGGGCAATTCCGGACATAAGGTTTTTCTTCCGGGAGATGCATTGCCAAAATCCTACTTGACAAAAGCACTGGAAGCACAAAATAATATTTTTTTGGATCCTAACTGGTCCTCCCTACCTAATGCAGACCTGATTATTATCCATTGCTCAGAAAATATATTACTAAAAAAAGAGCTCTTAGGTAAAATTTCCGATTTAGCTTCCGCTACGGTACTTGTTGGTATCAATTCTGAAAGTTATGCACTGACCGATTTGCAAGAAGGTTTTCCTGCTCCAGAACGACTAATAGGCCTCAATTGGGTATATCCGGCGCACCAAACCCTTTTTCTAGAAATAATTACCAACGAAAAAACGAAGCCTGAACCTGTAGAAGAATTAATGAAAATGGCCAAGTCCTACTGGGACAAGGACCCTTATCTGCTATGCAAAGGAAAAGGAATTAGAAGCAGGCTGCTGGCAGCCATGGCTAGAGAATCATTCCATTTAATAGACAAAGGCTATGCTGAACCAATAGATATCGACAGGGCTTGTCGGAATGATCCCGGCTATTATTTGCCGTTTGCGGGAAACTTCCGCTATATGGATTTAATGGGAACATTCATATACGGCCTGGTAATGAAAGATCTCAACCCAGAACTTTCAAACGACAAAACCCCCTCAAAGATAATAGATGATAAGATCAATGCCGGTAAATTAGGCATGGACAAGGGTGAGGGTTTTTATTCCTACTCAGAAAATGAAATGCAAGATAAAGAAGAAGATTTCTTAATTTTTAATAAAAAAATTAAAGGGCTAATGGACAAATATCCATTTAAAAAACCTGAAGAAGTGGTTTAA
- a CDS encoding phytanoyl-CoA dioxygenase family protein, giving the protein MTEKINKSKFDKEGFLYLPNFLSNNEIDAINLKINEIVASCLSKIPTRHYKFEDPENKQGLKMIQDLHVYDTFFKHLLFESKFSAMAEQILGEPVQGKTVEFFNKPAKIGKATPPHQDGYYFMLNPMSAVTFWLSLEDVNEENGWVSYVKGSHLKGIRAHSKSQTLGFSQEIQDFGTPLDLENEVFMPTNPGDLLLHHALTIHRAAPNTSINRSRKALGLIYFGESAKEDLVAKKAYIAALNK; this is encoded by the coding sequence ATGACCGAAAAAATAAACAAGTCTAAATTTGATAAAGAGGGTTTCTTGTATTTACCTAACTTTCTAAGCAATAACGAAATTGATGCTATTAATCTAAAAATTAATGAGATTGTAGCTTCATGCTTATCTAAAATACCAACCAGGCATTACAAATTTGAAGATCCTGAAAACAAACAAGGGTTGAAAATGATCCAAGACCTTCATGTCTATGATACATTTTTTAAGCATCTGCTTTTTGAAAGTAAATTTTCCGCAATGGCTGAACAAATCCTTGGTGAGCCGGTGCAAGGAAAAACAGTAGAATTCTTCAACAAACCCGCAAAAATAGGAAAGGCAACACCTCCACATCAAGACGGATATTATTTTATGTTAAACCCTATGTCTGCGGTTACTTTTTGGCTCTCATTAGAAGACGTAAATGAAGAAAACGGCTGGGTAAGCTATGTGAAAGGCTCTCACTTAAAAGGCATAAGAGCACATAGCAAATCTCAAACCTTGGGGTTTTCTCAGGAAATTCAAGACTTTGGAACTCCATTAGATTTAGAAAATGAAGTATTCATGCCAACAAATCCTGGAGACCTGTTACTTCATCATGCCCTTACCATCCATAGAGCAGCACCAAACACAAGTATAAATAGAAGTAGGAAAGCATTAGGACTGATTTATTTTGGAGAATCCGCCAAAGAAGACCTTGTTGCCAAAAAAGCTTACATAGCCGCCTTAAACAAATAA
- a CDS encoding sodium:solute symporter, translated as MRHSIRIIAYLSFLLITSMVLFSCGEKNNMLSEEDKNLSYEVLDRVMQEEEQWVKVHAAEYKLQVGLPEGVYDTFLKQLALYENQAPYRIGIWRVLAKSAPTEAERQQYIDKIIAVFNDTEVSDRIHAAETLAKLGVPVSTLAKATTDKILKGEKGSLWVYTLWASMQGKEKSNNPMLEALMSGIEDEIPRLQAAYALKMEGNIPQERWESLATMALDEPSSSIAKIHLLTAAYYWAGPEHQKSESYKKIEDLIFALQQSDNKGDRMALALTIAHKGDWSHQSILLEYLRNDNPIGTEINAETKASNADVMATAAFALLHMEQTTHQLSTIDWAIVLIYMLGMMVIGYIFSKKNKNEKDFLLGGGKMNPIAVGLSLFATLLSSLSYLSYPGEMIKYGPVIFSGVLAFPLIYYIVGWFLIPRFMKLKVTSAYEILEINLGVSIRLLATFLFLSLRFLWMGTIIFITVNTAIISIFGFEDTTSNILWISIILIGVTIIYTTMGGLKAVVFTDVIQSCVLLGGALLTIVLISVYFGSATSWIPTHWLDHWGEYKWGIDARERLSIGNALLMTVIWYVASSGSDQMSIQRFLATENIQTARKTFAVSLITSFVAQFLLGLVGLAVLAYFLDNPQFLAAGESVSTHADILFPKFILVGLPIGISGLVAAGILAAAMSSLSSGLSATSSVISEDLFKRFSRKSKPEKVDQLKRIRILSLFVGIFTLALSLLISRVEGNLFDVVVKVVNLFVSPLFVLFFMALFIPFATARGVLIGGLISIAMAIAVAFFKFLGIEVLFITPASLFSGIVAGVVFSYIDHKFLGNQETMQKRSEKIIGK; from the coding sequence ATGCGTCACTCCATAAGAATAATTGCTTATTTAAGCTTCCTTTTAATCACTTCGATGGTCCTCTTTTCTTGTGGAGAAAAAAACAATATGCTCTCAGAAGAAGATAAAAATCTTTCTTATGAGGTGCTGGACAGGGTGATGCAGGAGGAAGAACAATGGGTGAAAGTTCATGCTGCCGAGTATAAATTACAAGTAGGACTACCTGAGGGTGTATACGATACATTTTTAAAGCAACTTGCTCTGTATGAAAATCAGGCTCCCTATAGAATTGGCATCTGGAGAGTGTTGGCTAAATCTGCTCCTACAGAAGCTGAAAGACAGCAATACATTGACAAAATCATAGCCGTATTTAACGATACAGAAGTCAGCGACAGAATACATGCAGCAGAAACCTTAGCCAAGTTGGGCGTCCCCGTCAGTACTTTAGCCAAAGCTACCACGGACAAAATCCTTAAAGGAGAAAAAGGAAGTCTCTGGGTATATACCCTTTGGGCCAGTATGCAAGGCAAAGAAAAATCTAACAACCCAATGTTAGAAGCCTTGATGTCAGGCATCGAAGATGAAATCCCTAGACTACAAGCTGCCTATGCCCTGAAAATGGAAGGAAATATTCCACAAGAAAGATGGGAATCCCTTGCAACAATGGCACTCGATGAACCCAGTTCTTCCATTGCAAAAATTCACCTGCTTACTGCCGCTTACTATTGGGCAGGACCTGAACATCAAAAGTCTGAGTCCTATAAAAAAATTGAAGATTTAATATTTGCCCTACAGCAGTCCGATAATAAAGGCGATAGAATGGCACTGGCATTAACGATCGCACATAAGGGGGATTGGTCACATCAATCCATATTGCTAGAATACCTACGTAACGACAATCCCATAGGTACTGAGATTAATGCTGAAACCAAAGCTTCAAATGCCGATGTCATGGCAACTGCAGCTTTTGCCTTGCTTCACATGGAGCAAACAACCCACCAATTGTCCACCATAGATTGGGCAATCGTTCTGATCTATATGCTTGGAATGATGGTAATTGGATACATCTTCTCTAAGAAAAATAAAAATGAAAAGGATTTTTTATTAGGCGGTGGCAAGATGAATCCTATAGCTGTAGGTTTATCGCTTTTTGCTACTTTACTAAGTTCCTTGAGCTACCTCTCCTACCCTGGAGAGATGATCAAATACGGACCTGTGATCTTTTCAGGTGTTTTGGCTTTTCCTTTAATTTATTATATCGTTGGGTGGTTTCTAATACCACGTTTCATGAAATTAAAAGTAACCTCTGCCTATGAGATTTTGGAAATTAATTTGGGGGTAAGCATTCGATTACTGGCTACTTTTCTGTTTTTGTCATTACGGTTTCTTTGGATGGGCACCATTATTTTCATCACTGTAAATACAGCAATCATCTCAATTTTTGGCTTTGAAGATACTACCTCAAACATACTTTGGATCAGTATAATTTTAATAGGGGTAACCATTATTTATACCACCATGGGTGGTTTGAAGGCTGTAGTATTTACAGATGTGATACAATCTTGCGTTTTGCTGGGAGGAGCCTTGCTAACCATTGTTTTGATAAGTGTTTATTTTGGTTCAGCTACTTCATGGATACCGACACATTGGCTGGATCATTGGGGTGAATACAAATGGGGTATAGATGCCAGGGAACGTTTGAGCATAGGGAACGCCTTACTGATGACAGTTATTTGGTATGTGGCTTCATCGGGTTCTGACCAAATGTCCATTCAGCGTTTTCTTGCTACGGAAAATATTCAAACAGCCAGAAAAACCTTTGCCGTCTCATTGATCACCTCCTTTGTAGCTCAATTCCTTTTGGGGCTTGTTGGCCTTGCTGTGCTGGCCTACTTCTTGGACAATCCGCAATTCCTTGCTGCCGGAGAGTCGGTGTCCACCCATGCTGATATTTTATTTCCAAAGTTCATTTTGGTAGGTCTACCCATAGGTATTTCAGGCTTAGTGGCTGCCGGAATTCTTGCTGCAGCCATGTCTAGTTTGTCCTCTGGATTAAGTGCAACCTCCTCTGTCATCTCAGAAGATCTTTTCAAAAGGTTTTCTAGAAAATCAAAACCTGAAAAGGTTGACCAACTCAAGAGGATTAGAATTCTTTCTTTATTTGTTGGCATCTTTACCCTTGCCTTAAGCCTTCTGATTAGCCGAGTGGAAGGCAATTTGTTTGATGTTGTTGTCAAAGTGGTAAACCTTTTCGTTTCCCCACTTTTCGTATTGTTCTTTATGGCCCTATTTATTCCGTTTGCTACAGCAAGAGGGGTATTAATTGGAGGATTGATAAGTATTGCAATGGCCATTGCAGTGGCTTTCTTTAAATTTTTGGGTATAGAAGTGCTCTTTATTACTCCTGCTTCACTGTTTTCCGGAATAGTAGCAGGTGTAGTGTTCAGTTATATTGACCATAAATTTTTAGGAAATCAGGAAACGATGCAGAAAAGGAGTGAAAAAATAATAGGTAAATAG